One stretch of Juglans microcarpa x Juglans regia isolate MS1-56 chromosome 3D, Jm3101_v1.0, whole genome shotgun sequence DNA includes these proteins:
- the LOC121256003 gene encoding expansin-like A1 isoform X2 has protein sequence MSRKNWEMLTCSPHSSTNVYIYVPQPLLLLDTRNKMAVFICFLFFLISSATACERCVHQTKAAYFNQASALSSGACGYGSLALGFNGGRLAGGVASLYKDGAGCGACFQIRCKNTTLCTGKGTRVILTDRNDNNQIDFVLSSRAFTAMAQEGMSQHILKQGIVDVEYKRVPCEYGNQNLTARVEELSQRPHYLAVKFLYQGGQTEIVGVDVAQVGSLNWGSMSRNYGAIWDTSRVPSGPLQFRFVVTGGYDGKWVWAQHVLPADWNSGAIYDSGVQITDIAQEGCSPCDKENWK, from the exons ATGTCCCGAAAAAATTGGGAAATGCTGACCTGTAGTCCACACTCATCTACCAACGTGTAT atatatgtacctcAACCATTGCTCCTCCTCGACACTCGTAACAAAATGGCCGTCTTTATttgcttccttttctttcttatttcatCTGCAACTGCTTGCGAACGTTGTGTGCACCAAACTAAGGCTGCCTATTTCAATCAAGCTTCAGCACTTTCAT CTGGGGCTTGTGGGTATGGTTCCCTGGCATTAGGCTTCAACGGTGGACGACTTGCAGGCGGGGTTGCTTCCCTTTACAAGGATGGAGCTGGTTGTGGAGCATGTTTCCAG ATAAGATGCAAGAACACAACTCTTTGTACCGGAAAAGGGACTAGAGTGATTTTGACGGATCGTAATGACAATAACCAAATAGACTTTGTTCTCAGCAGCAGAGCTTTCACGGCTATGGCTCAAGAAGGGATGAGCCAACACATTTTGAAACAAGGGATCGTGGACGTGGAGTACAAGAG GGTACCTTGTGAATACGGGAATCAGAATTTGACCGCGCGAGTGGAAGAATTAAGCCAAAGACCACATTACTTGGCAGTCAAATTTCTGTATCAAGGTGGTCAGACGGAGATAGTGGGTGTGGATGTGGCTCAG GTTGGTTCCTTGAACTGGGGTTCCATGAGCAGAAATTATGGGGCAATCTGGGACACAAGCAGAGTGCCATCTGGGCCGCTGCAATTCCGGTTTGTAGTAACAGGTGGGTACGACGGGAAGTGGGTTTGGGCACAGCATGTTCTCCCTGCTGACTGGAACTCAGGAGCAATATATGACTCAGGAGTTCAAATAACTGATATTGCACAAGAGGGCTGCTCTCCATGCGACAAAGAGAACTGGAAATGA
- the LOC121256003 gene encoding expansin-like A1 isoform X1: MSGTTATEKWSRRMSRKNWEMLTCSPHSSTNVYIYVPQPLLLLDTYNKMAVFICFLFFLISSATACERCVHQTKAAYFTRASALSSGACGYGSLALGFNSGRLAGGVASLYNDGAGCGACFQIRCKNTTLCTRKGTRVILTDRNDNNQLDFVLSSRAFTAMAHGGMSQHILEQGIVDVEYKRVPCKYGNQNLAARVEELSQKPRYLAVKFLYQGGQTEIVGVDVAQVGSSNWGSMSRNYGAIWDTSRVPSGPLQFRFLVTAGYDGKWVWAQHVLPADWNSGAIYDAGVQITDIAQESCSPCDKEHWK; encoded by the exons ATGAGTGGCACTACAGCCACCGAAAAATGGTCGCGAAGGATGTCCCGAAAAAATTGGGAAATGCTGACCTGTAGTCCACACTCATCTACCAACGTGTATATATACGTACCTCAGCCATTGCTCCTCCTCGACACTTATAACAAAATGGCCGTCTTTATttgcttccttttctttcttatttcatCTGCAACTGCTTGCGAACGTTGTGTGCACCAAACTAAGGCTGCCTATTTCACTCGAGCTTCAGCACTTTCAT CTGGGGCTTGTGGGTATGGTTCCTTGGCATTAGGCTTCAACAGTGGACGACTTGCAGGTGGGGTTGCTTCCCTTTACAACGATGGAGCTGGTTGTGGAGCATGTTTCCAG ATAAGATGCAAGAACACAACTCTTTGTACCAGAAAAGGGACTAGAGTGATTTTGACGGATCGTAATGACAATAACCAATTAGACTTTGTTCTCAGCAGCAGAGCTTTTACGGCTATGGCTCATGGAGGGATGAGCCAACACATTTTGGAACAAGGGATCGTGGACGTGGAGTACAAGAG GGTACCTTGTAAATACGGGAATCAGAATTTGGCCGCGCGAGTGGAAGAATTAAGCCAAAAACCACGTTACTTGGCAGTCAAATTTCTGTATCAAGGTGGTCAGACGGAGATAGTGGGTGTGGATGTGGCTCAG GTTGGTTCCTCGAACTGGGGTTCCATGAGCAGAAATTATGGAGCAATCTGGGACACAAGCAGAGTGCCATCTGGGCCACTGCAATTCCGGTTTTTAGTAACAGCTGGGTACGACGGGAAGTGGGTTTGGGCACAACATGTTCTTCCTGCTGACTGGAATTCAGGAGCAATATATGACGCAGGAGTTCAAATAACTGATATTGCACAAGAGAGCTGCTCTCCATGCGACAAAGAGCACTGGAAATGA
- the LOC121256001 gene encoding alanine--tRNA ligase, chloroplastic/mitochondrial isoform X2 — protein sequence MRILAKPVHQTMTEELMEDTSKDDPVSGDSIRHRFLNFYASRGHKVLPSASLVPDDPTVLLTIAGMLQFKPIFLGKVPRQVPCATTAQRCIRTNDVENVGRTARHHTFFEMLGNFSFGDYFKKEAIRWAWELSTMEFGLPAERLWISIYEDDDEAFKIWHDEVGVPVERIKRMGEDDNFWTSGVTGPCGPCSEIYYDFHPERGILDTDLGDDTRFIEFYNLVFMQYNKTEDGTLEPLKQKNIDTGLGLERMARILQKVPNNYETDLIYPIIEKASKLANVSYVLADDHTKMNLKIIGDHVRAIVYLISDGVFPSNIGRGYVVRRLIRRAVRTGRLLGIKGDGRGNVEGAFLPIVAEKVIELSTHIDMDVKDRASRILEELKREELRFVQTLERGEKLLEEMLADAFLHAKENGTAPCLSGKDAFLLYDTYGFPVEITKEVAEERGASVDVNGFDVEMENQRRQSQAAHSAVKLAVGNGADITEDVPDTEFLGYDTLYARALVESLLVNGNPVIQVSEGSEVEVLLNRTPFYAESGGQIADHGFLYFSDGESREKAVVEIKDVQKSFGNIFVHKGTIREGVLEVGREVEATVDAKLRQRAKVHHTATHLLQAALKKVVGQETSQAGSLVAFDRLRFDFNFHRPLHENEIVEIEGIINRWIGDATLLQTKVMPLVDAKRAGAIAMFGEKYGEQVRVVEVPGVSMELCGGTHVSNTSEIRGFKIISEQGIASGIRRIEAVAGEPFIEYVNARDYHMKNLCSTLKVKAEEVTIRVENLLEELRMVRNEVSALRAKAAEYKASTVASKAFPVGSSKKIMLLVECMDDIDADSLKSAAEYLVDVLQDPAAVVLGSCPGEGKVSLVAAFTPGVVDLGVQAGKFIGPIAKLCGGGGGGRPNFAQAGGRKPENLSSALEKAQSELVSILTKKAS from the exons ATGCGCATTTTAGCAAAACCAGTACATCAG ACCATGACTGAGGAACTGATGGAAGATACATCAAAGGATGACCCTGTAAGTGGGGATTCTATTCGCCATcggtttcttaatttttatgctTCCCGTGGTCACAAGGTTCTTCCAAGTGCTTCTTTGGTACCAGATGATCCGACAGTTCTACTGACAATTGCAGGAATGCTTCAATTCAAGCCTATATTCCTTGGCAAG GTTCCCAGACAGGTACCTTGTGCGACAACTGCACAAAGATGCATACGTACCAACGATGTGGAGAATGTAGGTCGAACAGCTCGGCATCACACATTTTTTGAGATGCTTGGAAACTTCAGTTTTGGAGATTACTTCAAGAAGGAAGCAATTAGATGGGCATGGGAGCTGTCGACCATGGA ATTTGGATTGCCAGCTGAGAGACTATGGATCAGTATTTATGAAGATGATGACGAAGCTTTTAAAATCTGGCATGATGAG GTGGGGGTTCCTGTGGAGCGTATAAAGAGGATGGGTGAAGATGACAACTTTTGGACTAGTGGAGTTACTGGTCCCTGTGGTCCCTGCTCAGAGATTTATTATGATTTCCACCCTGAGAGGGGAATTTTAGACACT GATCTTGGAGATGATACTAGGTTCATAGAGTTCTACAATCTGGTTTTCATGCAATACAACAAAACAGAGGATGGTACTCTTGAACCCTTAAAACAGAAGAATATAGACACTGGGCTTGGTCTAGAGCGTATGGCTCGTATCCTCCAGAAG GTTCCAAACAACTATGAGACTGACTTGATTTATCCCATTATAGAGAAGGCCTCAAAGTTGGCCAATGTGTCATATGTTCTTGCTGATGATCATACCAAGATGAACCTTAAA ATTATAGGAGATCATGTGCGTGCAATTGTATATCTCATATCAGACGGAGTGTTCCCCTCAAACATTGGGAGAGGTTATGTAGTTCGGCGGCTTATCAGAAGGGCTGTCCGTACTGGCAGGTTGCTTGGTATAAAGGGGGACGGTAGGGGTAATGTAGAAGGAGCATTTTTGCCAATAGTTGCAGAAAAAGTAATAGAATTAAGCACTCATATTGATATGGATGTAAAGGACAGAGCATCACGAATTCTCGAGGAGTTGAAAAGGGAAGAACTTCGCTTTGTACAAACATtggagagaggagaaaaattgCTGGAAGAAATGCTAGCTGATGCATTCTTACatgcaaaagaaaatggaaCTGCACCTTGTTTGTCCGGCAAAGATGCTTTTCTTTTGTATGACACATATGGGTTTCCTGTAGAGATAACAAAAGAAGTGGCTGAAGAACGTGGTGCAAGTGTAGATGTGAATGGTTTTGATGTTGAAATGGAGAACCAAAGACGTCAATCTCAGGCTGCACACAGTGCTGTTAAACTTGCAGTTGGAAATGGTGCAGATATTACGGAAGATGTACCTGACACTGAATTTCTTGGATATGACACCCTTTATGCTAGAGCATTAGTGGAGAGCCTTCTGGTGAATGGGAACCCAGTGATACAGGTTTCAGAAGGAAGTGAAGTAGAAGTTCTGCTGAACAGAACACCATTTTATGCAGAATCAGGTGGTCAAATTGCTGATCATGGCTTTCTATATTTTAGTGATGGTGAAAGCCGAGAGAAAGCTGTTGTGGAGATAAAAGATGTCCAAAAATCTTTTGGTAACATATTTGTTCATAAGGGTACTATCAGAGAGGGAGTTCTAGAGGTTGGTAGAGAAGTGGAAGCAACGGTAGATGCAAAACTGAGGCAGCGGGCAAAG GTTCATCATACTGCTACGCATTTGCTACAAGCTGCACTTAAGAAAGTTGTAGGCCAGGAAACATCACAAGCAGGTTCATTGGTTGCTTTTGATCGTCTCAGGTTTGATTTCAACTTCCACCGACCACTTCATGAGAATGAGATTGTGGAAATCGAAGGAATTATCAACAGATGGATTGGCGACGCAACACTTCTTCAAACTAAAGTCATGCCTCTTGTTGATGCAAAAAGAGCTGGGGCTATTGCAATGTTTGGGGAAAAATATGGAGAACAG GTACGTGTTGTAGAGGTCCCAGGTGTATCGATGGAACTATGTGGCGGGACCCATGTCAGCAATACATCTGAGATACGTGGCTTCAAAATAATCTCAGAGCAGGGTATAGCATCTGGAATCAGGCGAATAGAAGCTGTGGCTGGTGAACCTTTCATTGAATATGTCAATGCGAGAGACTACCATATGAAAAACCTGTGTTCCACTCTCaaa GTGAAGGCTGAAGAAGTAACAATCAGGGTAGAAAATCTCTTAGAGGAGTTACGGATGGTAAGAAATGAAGTTTCTGCTTTGCGAGCAAAGGCAGCAGAATACAAAGCATCAACTGTTGCGAGCAAGGCATTCCCAGTGGGCAGTTCAAAAAAGATCAT GTTATTAGTTGAGTGCATGGATGATATTGACGCTGATTCACTGAAAAGTGCGGCTGAATATCTGGTGGATGTACTACAAGACCCAGCAGCTGTGGTATTGGGTTCATGTCCAGGTGAAGGGAAGGTTAGTTTGGTTGCCGCATTCACTCCTGGAGTCGTCGATTTAGGAGTACAGGCAGGGAAGTTCATAGGACCTATAGCTAAGTTGTGTGGTGGGGGAGGGGGTGGCAGGCCCAATTTTGCTCAGGCAGGCGGGAGGAAACCTGAGAATTTGTCAAGTGCCCTAGAAAAAGCCCAATCAGAGCTTGTCTCAATCCTGACTAAGAAGGCAAGCTGA
- the LOC121256001 gene encoding alanine--tRNA ligase, chloroplastic/mitochondrial isoform X3: MLQFKPIFLGKVPRQVPCATTAQRCIRTNDVENVGRTARHHTFFEMLGNFSFGDYFKKEAIRWAWELSTMEFGLPAERLWISIYEDDDEAFKIWHDEVGVPVERIKRMGEDDNFWTSGVTGPCGPCSEIYYDFHPERGILDTDLGDDTRFIEFYNLVFMQYNKTEDGTLEPLKQKNIDTGLGLERMARILQKVPNNYETDLIYPIIEKASKLANVSYVLADDHTKMNLKIIGDHVRAIVYLISDGVFPSNIGRGYVVRRLIRRAVRTGRLLGIKGDGRGNVEGAFLPIVAEKVIELSTHIDMDVKDRASRILEELKREELRFVQTLERGEKLLEEMLADAFLHAKENGTAPCLSGKDAFLLYDTYGFPVEITKEVAEERGASVDVNGFDVEMENQRRQSQAAHSAVKLAVGNGADITEDVPDTEFLGYDTLYARALVESLLVNGNPVIQVSEGSEVEVLLNRTPFYAESGGQIADHGFLYFSDGESREKAVVEIKDVQKSFGNIFVHKGTIREGVLEVGREVEATVDAKLRQRAKVHHTATHLLQAALKKVVGQETSQAGSLVAFDRLRFDFNFHRPLHENEIVEIEGIINRWIGDATLLQTKVMPLVDAKRAGAIAMFGEKYGEQVRVVEVPGVSMELCGGTHVSNTSEIRGFKIISEQGIASGIRRIEAVAGEPFIEYVNARDYHMKNLCSTLKVKAEEVTIRVENLLEELRMVRNEVSALRAKAAEYKASTVASKAFPVGSSKKIMLLVECMDDIDADSLKSAAEYLVDVLQDPAAVVLGSCPGEGKVSLVAAFTPGVVDLGVQAGKFIGPIAKLCGGGGGGRPNFAQAGGRKPENLSSALEKAQSELVSILTKKAS, encoded by the exons ATGCTTCAATTCAAGCCTATATTCCTTGGCAAG GTTCCCAGACAGGTACCTTGTGCGACAACTGCACAAAGATGCATACGTACCAACGATGTGGAGAATGTAGGTCGAACAGCTCGGCATCACACATTTTTTGAGATGCTTGGAAACTTCAGTTTTGGAGATTACTTCAAGAAGGAAGCAATTAGATGGGCATGGGAGCTGTCGACCATGGA ATTTGGATTGCCAGCTGAGAGACTATGGATCAGTATTTATGAAGATGATGACGAAGCTTTTAAAATCTGGCATGATGAG GTGGGGGTTCCTGTGGAGCGTATAAAGAGGATGGGTGAAGATGACAACTTTTGGACTAGTGGAGTTACTGGTCCCTGTGGTCCCTGCTCAGAGATTTATTATGATTTCCACCCTGAGAGGGGAATTTTAGACACT GATCTTGGAGATGATACTAGGTTCATAGAGTTCTACAATCTGGTTTTCATGCAATACAACAAAACAGAGGATGGTACTCTTGAACCCTTAAAACAGAAGAATATAGACACTGGGCTTGGTCTAGAGCGTATGGCTCGTATCCTCCAGAAG GTTCCAAACAACTATGAGACTGACTTGATTTATCCCATTATAGAGAAGGCCTCAAAGTTGGCCAATGTGTCATATGTTCTTGCTGATGATCATACCAAGATGAACCTTAAA ATTATAGGAGATCATGTGCGTGCAATTGTATATCTCATATCAGACGGAGTGTTCCCCTCAAACATTGGGAGAGGTTATGTAGTTCGGCGGCTTATCAGAAGGGCTGTCCGTACTGGCAGGTTGCTTGGTATAAAGGGGGACGGTAGGGGTAATGTAGAAGGAGCATTTTTGCCAATAGTTGCAGAAAAAGTAATAGAATTAAGCACTCATATTGATATGGATGTAAAGGACAGAGCATCACGAATTCTCGAGGAGTTGAAAAGGGAAGAACTTCGCTTTGTACAAACATtggagagaggagaaaaattgCTGGAAGAAATGCTAGCTGATGCATTCTTACatgcaaaagaaaatggaaCTGCACCTTGTTTGTCCGGCAAAGATGCTTTTCTTTTGTATGACACATATGGGTTTCCTGTAGAGATAACAAAAGAAGTGGCTGAAGAACGTGGTGCAAGTGTAGATGTGAATGGTTTTGATGTTGAAATGGAGAACCAAAGACGTCAATCTCAGGCTGCACACAGTGCTGTTAAACTTGCAGTTGGAAATGGTGCAGATATTACGGAAGATGTACCTGACACTGAATTTCTTGGATATGACACCCTTTATGCTAGAGCATTAGTGGAGAGCCTTCTGGTGAATGGGAACCCAGTGATACAGGTTTCAGAAGGAAGTGAAGTAGAAGTTCTGCTGAACAGAACACCATTTTATGCAGAATCAGGTGGTCAAATTGCTGATCATGGCTTTCTATATTTTAGTGATGGTGAAAGCCGAGAGAAAGCTGTTGTGGAGATAAAAGATGTCCAAAAATCTTTTGGTAACATATTTGTTCATAAGGGTACTATCAGAGAGGGAGTTCTAGAGGTTGGTAGAGAAGTGGAAGCAACGGTAGATGCAAAACTGAGGCAGCGGGCAAAG GTTCATCATACTGCTACGCATTTGCTACAAGCTGCACTTAAGAAAGTTGTAGGCCAGGAAACATCACAAGCAGGTTCATTGGTTGCTTTTGATCGTCTCAGGTTTGATTTCAACTTCCACCGACCACTTCATGAGAATGAGATTGTGGAAATCGAAGGAATTATCAACAGATGGATTGGCGACGCAACACTTCTTCAAACTAAAGTCATGCCTCTTGTTGATGCAAAAAGAGCTGGGGCTATTGCAATGTTTGGGGAAAAATATGGAGAACAG GTACGTGTTGTAGAGGTCCCAGGTGTATCGATGGAACTATGTGGCGGGACCCATGTCAGCAATACATCTGAGATACGTGGCTTCAAAATAATCTCAGAGCAGGGTATAGCATCTGGAATCAGGCGAATAGAAGCTGTGGCTGGTGAACCTTTCATTGAATATGTCAATGCGAGAGACTACCATATGAAAAACCTGTGTTCCACTCTCaaa GTGAAGGCTGAAGAAGTAACAATCAGGGTAGAAAATCTCTTAGAGGAGTTACGGATGGTAAGAAATGAAGTTTCTGCTTTGCGAGCAAAGGCAGCAGAATACAAAGCATCAACTGTTGCGAGCAAGGCATTCCCAGTGGGCAGTTCAAAAAAGATCAT GTTATTAGTTGAGTGCATGGATGATATTGACGCTGATTCACTGAAAAGTGCGGCTGAATATCTGGTGGATGTACTACAAGACCCAGCAGCTGTGGTATTGGGTTCATGTCCAGGTGAAGGGAAGGTTAGTTTGGTTGCCGCATTCACTCCTGGAGTCGTCGATTTAGGAGTACAGGCAGGGAAGTTCATAGGACCTATAGCTAAGTTGTGTGGTGGGGGAGGGGGTGGCAGGCCCAATTTTGCTCAGGCAGGCGGGAGGAAACCTGAGAATTTGTCAAGTGCCCTAGAAAAAGCCCAATCAGAGCTTGTCTCAATCCTGACTAAGAAGGCAAGCTGA
- the LOC121256001 gene encoding alanine--tRNA ligase, chloroplastic/mitochondrial isoform X1, translating to METLKLPHSLHCGHGGKKALFPFPSSSLSPRSPFPIYPNRKFALFTGLFMRTITMVSPNIFLRGHCDLKEAQHAHFSKTSTSASMQTMTEELMEDTSKDDPVSGDSIRHRFLNFYASRGHKVLPSASLVPDDPTVLLTIAGMLQFKPIFLGKVPRQVPCATTAQRCIRTNDVENVGRTARHHTFFEMLGNFSFGDYFKKEAIRWAWELSTMEFGLPAERLWISIYEDDDEAFKIWHDEVGVPVERIKRMGEDDNFWTSGVTGPCGPCSEIYYDFHPERGILDTDLGDDTRFIEFYNLVFMQYNKTEDGTLEPLKQKNIDTGLGLERMARILQKVPNNYETDLIYPIIEKASKLANVSYVLADDHTKMNLKIIGDHVRAIVYLISDGVFPSNIGRGYVVRRLIRRAVRTGRLLGIKGDGRGNVEGAFLPIVAEKVIELSTHIDMDVKDRASRILEELKREELRFVQTLERGEKLLEEMLADAFLHAKENGTAPCLSGKDAFLLYDTYGFPVEITKEVAEERGASVDVNGFDVEMENQRRQSQAAHSAVKLAVGNGADITEDVPDTEFLGYDTLYARALVESLLVNGNPVIQVSEGSEVEVLLNRTPFYAESGGQIADHGFLYFSDGESREKAVVEIKDVQKSFGNIFVHKGTIREGVLEVGREVEATVDAKLRQRAKVHHTATHLLQAALKKVVGQETSQAGSLVAFDRLRFDFNFHRPLHENEIVEIEGIINRWIGDATLLQTKVMPLVDAKRAGAIAMFGEKYGEQVRVVEVPGVSMELCGGTHVSNTSEIRGFKIISEQGIASGIRRIEAVAGEPFIEYVNARDYHMKNLCSTLKVKAEEVTIRVENLLEELRMVRNEVSALRAKAAEYKASTVASKAFPVGSSKKIMLLVECMDDIDADSLKSAAEYLVDVLQDPAAVVLGSCPGEGKVSLVAAFTPGVVDLGVQAGKFIGPIAKLCGGGGGGRPNFAQAGGRKPENLSSALEKAQSELVSILTKKAS from the exons ATGGAGACCCTGAAGCTCCCACACTCTCTACACTGCGGCCATGGAGGCAAAAAGGCTCTCTTCCCATTCCCCTCTTCGAGCTTGTCTCCCAGATCACCCTTTCCAATCTACCCGAACCGCAAATTCGCGCTTTTCACTG GTCTTTTTATGAGAACCATTACCATGGTTTCTCCTAATATTTTCCTGCGTGGTCATTGTGATCTAAAAGAAGCACAACATGCGCATTTTAGCAAAACCAGTACATCAG CATCGATGCAGACCATGACTGAGGAACTGATGGAAGATACATCAAAGGATGACCCTGTAAGTGGGGATTCTATTCGCCATcggtttcttaatttttatgctTCCCGTGGTCACAAGGTTCTTCCAAGTGCTTCTTTGGTACCAGATGATCCGACAGTTCTACTGACAATTGCAGGAATGCTTCAATTCAAGCCTATATTCCTTGGCAAG GTTCCCAGACAGGTACCTTGTGCGACAACTGCACAAAGATGCATACGTACCAACGATGTGGAGAATGTAGGTCGAACAGCTCGGCATCACACATTTTTTGAGATGCTTGGAAACTTCAGTTTTGGAGATTACTTCAAGAAGGAAGCAATTAGATGGGCATGGGAGCTGTCGACCATGGA ATTTGGATTGCCAGCTGAGAGACTATGGATCAGTATTTATGAAGATGATGACGAAGCTTTTAAAATCTGGCATGATGAG GTGGGGGTTCCTGTGGAGCGTATAAAGAGGATGGGTGAAGATGACAACTTTTGGACTAGTGGAGTTACTGGTCCCTGTGGTCCCTGCTCAGAGATTTATTATGATTTCCACCCTGAGAGGGGAATTTTAGACACT GATCTTGGAGATGATACTAGGTTCATAGAGTTCTACAATCTGGTTTTCATGCAATACAACAAAACAGAGGATGGTACTCTTGAACCCTTAAAACAGAAGAATATAGACACTGGGCTTGGTCTAGAGCGTATGGCTCGTATCCTCCAGAAG GTTCCAAACAACTATGAGACTGACTTGATTTATCCCATTATAGAGAAGGCCTCAAAGTTGGCCAATGTGTCATATGTTCTTGCTGATGATCATACCAAGATGAACCTTAAA ATTATAGGAGATCATGTGCGTGCAATTGTATATCTCATATCAGACGGAGTGTTCCCCTCAAACATTGGGAGAGGTTATGTAGTTCGGCGGCTTATCAGAAGGGCTGTCCGTACTGGCAGGTTGCTTGGTATAAAGGGGGACGGTAGGGGTAATGTAGAAGGAGCATTTTTGCCAATAGTTGCAGAAAAAGTAATAGAATTAAGCACTCATATTGATATGGATGTAAAGGACAGAGCATCACGAATTCTCGAGGAGTTGAAAAGGGAAGAACTTCGCTTTGTACAAACATtggagagaggagaaaaattgCTGGAAGAAATGCTAGCTGATGCATTCTTACatgcaaaagaaaatggaaCTGCACCTTGTTTGTCCGGCAAAGATGCTTTTCTTTTGTATGACACATATGGGTTTCCTGTAGAGATAACAAAAGAAGTGGCTGAAGAACGTGGTGCAAGTGTAGATGTGAATGGTTTTGATGTTGAAATGGAGAACCAAAGACGTCAATCTCAGGCTGCACACAGTGCTGTTAAACTTGCAGTTGGAAATGGTGCAGATATTACGGAAGATGTACCTGACACTGAATTTCTTGGATATGACACCCTTTATGCTAGAGCATTAGTGGAGAGCCTTCTGGTGAATGGGAACCCAGTGATACAGGTTTCAGAAGGAAGTGAAGTAGAAGTTCTGCTGAACAGAACACCATTTTATGCAGAATCAGGTGGTCAAATTGCTGATCATGGCTTTCTATATTTTAGTGATGGTGAAAGCCGAGAGAAAGCTGTTGTGGAGATAAAAGATGTCCAAAAATCTTTTGGTAACATATTTGTTCATAAGGGTACTATCAGAGAGGGAGTTCTAGAGGTTGGTAGAGAAGTGGAAGCAACGGTAGATGCAAAACTGAGGCAGCGGGCAAAG GTTCATCATACTGCTACGCATTTGCTACAAGCTGCACTTAAGAAAGTTGTAGGCCAGGAAACATCACAAGCAGGTTCATTGGTTGCTTTTGATCGTCTCAGGTTTGATTTCAACTTCCACCGACCACTTCATGAGAATGAGATTGTGGAAATCGAAGGAATTATCAACAGATGGATTGGCGACGCAACACTTCTTCAAACTAAAGTCATGCCTCTTGTTGATGCAAAAAGAGCTGGGGCTATTGCAATGTTTGGGGAAAAATATGGAGAACAG GTACGTGTTGTAGAGGTCCCAGGTGTATCGATGGAACTATGTGGCGGGACCCATGTCAGCAATACATCTGAGATACGTGGCTTCAAAATAATCTCAGAGCAGGGTATAGCATCTGGAATCAGGCGAATAGAAGCTGTGGCTGGTGAACCTTTCATTGAATATGTCAATGCGAGAGACTACCATATGAAAAACCTGTGTTCCACTCTCaaa GTGAAGGCTGAAGAAGTAACAATCAGGGTAGAAAATCTCTTAGAGGAGTTACGGATGGTAAGAAATGAAGTTTCTGCTTTGCGAGCAAAGGCAGCAGAATACAAAGCATCAACTGTTGCGAGCAAGGCATTCCCAGTGGGCAGTTCAAAAAAGATCAT GTTATTAGTTGAGTGCATGGATGATATTGACGCTGATTCACTGAAAAGTGCGGCTGAATATCTGGTGGATGTACTACAAGACCCAGCAGCTGTGGTATTGGGTTCATGTCCAGGTGAAGGGAAGGTTAGTTTGGTTGCCGCATTCACTCCTGGAGTCGTCGATTTAGGAGTACAGGCAGGGAAGTTCATAGGACCTATAGCTAAGTTGTGTGGTGGGGGAGGGGGTGGCAGGCCCAATTTTGCTCAGGCAGGCGGGAGGAAACCTGAGAATTTGTCAAGTGCCCTAGAAAAAGCCCAATCAGAGCTTGTCTCAATCCTGACTAAGAAGGCAAGCTGA